A portion of the Rhodopseudomonas sp. BAL398 genome contains these proteins:
- a CDS encoding electron transfer flavoprotein-ubiquinone oxidoreductase yields MSEESPPPRESMEFDVVIVGAGPSGLAAAIRLKQINPELSVVVVEKGSEVGAHILSGAVIDPTPLDQLLPGWREDAECSLKTNVSDDHFFVMTESTSFKVPGFLVPPMLNNHRNFIGSLGDLCRWLGPKAEALGVEIYPGFAATEVLYGDGGEVRGIATGDMGIGKDGKPLASYTRGMELLGKYTLFAEGARGSLSKQLIAKYALDNDSEPAKFGIGLKEVWQIDPAKHKKGLVAHSFGWPLSNTIGGGSFLYHYGDNLVAVGFVVHLNYDDPYLSPFDTFQRFKTHPSVSKIFEGGKRISYGARAISEGGYQSVPRLSFPGGALIGCAAGFVNVPRIKGVHNAIGSGMLAAEHVAAALGKGRSNDELVDYEAAWRDSAVGKDLFRARNIKPLWSNFGTRVGVVLAGFEMWCSTFGFSLFGTLSHAKRDRDTLKPAKDYKPFPALKPDGKLTFDRLSSVFLSNTNHEENQPPHLRVADMALQKSSEHDIYAGPSGRYCPAAVYEWVEEGTEPRFVINAQNCVHCKTCDIKDPNGNITWVPPEGGGGPNYQGM; encoded by the coding sequence ATGAGTGAAGAATCGCCGCCGCCCCGTGAGTCCATGGAATTCGATGTCGTCATCGTGGGCGCGGGACCCTCCGGACTGGCGGCGGCCATCCGGCTGAAACAGATCAATCCCGAACTTTCTGTGGTCGTTGTCGAGAAGGGCTCCGAGGTCGGCGCGCACATACTCTCCGGCGCGGTGATCGATCCGACGCCGCTCGACCAATTGTTGCCGGGTTGGCGCGAGGACGCCGAGTGTTCGCTGAAGACCAACGTCAGCGACGACCATTTCTTCGTCATGACGGAATCCACGTCGTTCAAGGTGCCGGGCTTTCTGGTGCCGCCGATGCTGAACAACCACCGCAACTTCATCGGCTCGCTCGGCGATCTATGCCGCTGGCTCGGACCGAAGGCCGAGGCGCTGGGAGTCGAGATCTATCCGGGCTTCGCCGCGACCGAGGTGCTGTATGGCGACGGCGGCGAAGTCCGCGGCATCGCCACCGGCGACATGGGGATCGGCAAGGATGGCAAACCGCTGGCGTCCTACACCCGCGGCATGGAGTTGCTCGGCAAGTACACGCTGTTCGCCGAGGGCGCGCGCGGCAGCCTGTCGAAGCAGTTGATCGCCAAATACGCGCTCGACAACGACAGCGAGCCGGCGAAATTCGGCATCGGCCTCAAGGAAGTCTGGCAGATCGATCCCGCGAAGCACAAAAAGGGCCTGGTGGCGCATTCGTTCGGCTGGCCGCTGAGCAACACCATCGGCGGTGGCTCGTTCCTGTATCACTACGGCGACAATCTGGTGGCGGTCGGCTTTGTCGTGCATCTGAACTACGACGATCCCTATCTGTCGCCGTTCGATACCTTCCAGCGCTTCAAGACCCATCCCTCGGTCAGCAAGATCTTCGAGGGCGGCAAGCGGATTTCCTATGGCGCGCGCGCCATCAGCGAGGGTGGTTATCAGTCGGTGCCGCGGCTGAGCTTCCCGGGCGGCGCGCTGATCGGCTGCGCCGCGGGCTTCGTCAATGTGCCGCGCATCAAGGGCGTGCACAATGCGATCGGCAGCGGCATGCTGGCGGCCGAACATGTCGCGGCCGCGCTCGGCAAGGGCCGCAGCAATGATGAACTGGTCGATTACGAGGCGGCCTGGCGCGATTCCGCGGTCGGCAAGGACCTGTTCAGGGCCCGCAACATCAAGCCGCTATGGTCGAATTTCGGCACCCGCGTCGGCGTCGTGCTGGCCGGATTTGAAATGTGGTGCTCGACCTTCGGCTTCTCGCTGTTCGGGACGCTGTCGCATGCCAAGCGCGATCGCGACACGCTGAAGCCGGCCAAGGATTACAAGCCGTTCCCGGCGTTGAAGCCCGACGGCAAGCTGACCTTCGACCGGCTGTCCTCGGTGTTTTTGTCCAACACCAACCATGAGGAGAACCAGCCGCCCCACCTCAGGGTCGCCGATATGGCGCTGCAGAAGAGTTCCGAACACGACATCTATGCCGGCCCCTCGGGCCGCTATTGCCCGGCGGCGGTCTATGAATGGGTCGAGGAGGGCACCGAGCCGCGCTTCGTCATCAACGCGCAGAATTGCGTCCACTGCAAGACCTGCGACATCAAGGATCCCAACGGAAACATCACCTGGGTGCCGCCCGAGGGTGGTGGTGGGCCGAATTATCAGGGCATGTGA
- a CDS encoding uracil-DNA glycosylase family protein, which translates to MTPDPAPSMHQLLAFYLEAGVDCALSDEPVSRMTDEVAAAAVESRPSRPAAALQPALEPAAPPPHIAAPAPDAAIISAREAAATAPSLEALRALMESFDGCALKATATRLVFADGNPQARIMFVGEAPGREEDIEGLPFVGRSGKLLDRMLAAIGLNRGNAYIANVIPWRPPGNRTPTPQETQICLPFIRRQIELVDPDVLVTLGNPSTQTLLATRDGIMRTRGRWFDFDTGSRKIRALPTFHPAYLLRQPSYKRLAWQDLRAIATALEDGSEATAPSS; encoded by the coding sequence ATGACGCCTGACCCCGCACCGAGCATGCATCAATTACTGGCGTTCTATCTCGAAGCCGGTGTCGATTGCGCGCTGAGCGACGAACCTGTCAGCCGGATGACCGACGAGGTCGCCGCGGCCGCGGTCGAGTCACGCCCGAGCCGTCCCGCGGCGGCGCTGCAACCGGCCTTGGAGCCGGCGGCGCCACCGCCGCATATCGCCGCACCGGCGCCGGACGCGGCGATCATCTCGGCCCGCGAGGCCGCGGCGACCGCGCCGTCGCTCGAGGCCCTGCGCGCCCTGATGGAGAGTTTCGACGGTTGCGCGCTGAAAGCCACGGCGACCCGACTAGTGTTCGCCGACGGCAATCCGCAGGCGCGGATCATGTTCGTCGGCGAGGCCCCGGGGCGCGAAGAGGATATCGAGGGCCTGCCCTTCGTCGGCCGCTCCGGCAAGCTGCTCGACCGGATGCTGGCGGCGATCGGGCTCAACCGCGGCAATGCCTATATCGCCAATGTGATTCCGTGGCGGCCGCCCGGCAACCGGACCCCGACGCCGCAGGAGACGCAGATCTGCCTGCCCTTCATCCGCCGCCAGATCGAGCTGGTCGATCCGGACGTGCTGGTGACGCTGGGCAATCCGTCGACACAGACCCTGCTGGCAACCCGCGACGGCATCATGCGCACCCGCGGCCGCTGGTTCGATTTTGACACCGGCAGCCGCAAGATCCGGGCGCTGCCGACCTTTCATCCGGCCTATCTGCTGCGCCAGCCATCCTATAAGCGGCTGGCCTGGCAGGACCTGCGCGCCATCGCCACCGCGCTGGAAGACGGCTCCGAGGCGACTGCGCCCTCATCCTGA
- a CDS encoding glycosyltransferase family 39 protein produces the protein MRFTSLIIELIRARPRLVFWLVVMCQALLWLVVPVIFYASPPADVVTVLAYGREYQVGSDLGPPLAFWLADIAFRAAGNHIIGVYLLAQLCFIVTFYALYQLGRAVVGSQHAVVAVLLTMTVTAFSSPGVEFGPLILARPLWALILLHSWQIIGQRRRNAWFALSIEVGLLLLTTNVAPILLLLPIGFALANARSRQALRSVDPLFALLVIVVLALPYAIWLLRADLLALPQWPAGADLPDRMRLFGELFGWLLLATAPIALLVVLNSGRFDRKPADPPIVFRPPVDPLARRFVYVFALVPALAGSFVAGLFGLDHTVGGPGIALLLSGLAVVMATGDLLYLRRQRILRTAWAAAIAAPAVAVAVATLILPWIGKTEQPTSLPASQIARFFADSFQRRTNQPLPAVAGDPQLAGLIAMAPSRPHLFLDASPRRTPWVTPASFRNRGGVVVWRATDTVGKPPDDIAQRFPDLVPELPRAFDRLITGQQPPLRIGWAILRPKPAP, from the coding sequence ATGCGCTTCACCTCCCTGATCATCGAACTGATCCGCGCCCGGCCGCGGCTGGTGTTCTGGCTCGTGGTGATGTGTCAGGCGCTGTTGTGGCTGGTCGTGCCGGTGATCTTCTACGCCAGCCCGCCCGCCGACGTCGTCACCGTGCTGGCCTATGGGCGGGAATATCAGGTCGGTTCCGATCTCGGCCCGCCTTTGGCGTTCTGGCTCGCCGATATCGCGTTCCGCGCCGCCGGCAATCACATCATCGGCGTCTATCTGCTGGCCCAGCTGTGCTTCATCGTGACGTTCTACGCGCTGTATCAGCTCGGCCGCGCCGTGGTTGGCTCGCAGCATGCCGTGGTCGCGGTGCTGCTGACCATGACGGTGACGGCGTTCTCGTCGCCCGGCGTCGAATTCGGGCCACTGATCCTGGCGCGGCCGCTCTGGGCGCTGATTTTGCTGCACAGCTGGCAGATCATCGGCCAGCGCCGGCGCAACGCCTGGTTCGCGCTGTCGATCGAGGTCGGCCTGCTGCTGCTGACCACCAATGTCGCCCCGATCTTGCTGCTGCTGCCGATCGGATTCGCGCTGGCCAATGCGCGCAGCCGCCAGGCGCTCAGATCGGTCGATCCGCTGTTCGCCCTGCTGGTGATCGTGGTGCTGGCGCTGCCCTATGCGATCTGGCTGCTGCGCGCCGATCTGCTGGCGCTGCCGCAATGGCCCGCGGGCGCGGATCTGCCGGATCGGATGCGGCTGTTCGGCGAATTGTTCGGCTGGCTGTTGCTGGCAACCGCGCCGATCGCCCTGCTGGTGGTGCTCAATTCCGGCCGGTTCGATCGCAAGCCGGCCGACCCCCCAATCGTTTTTCGGCCGCCGGTTGATCCGCTAGCGCGCCGCTTTGTCTATGTCTTCGCACTGGTGCCGGCGCTGGCGGGCAGCTTTGTCGCGGGCCTGTTCGGCCTCGATCACACCGTCGGTGGGCCGGGCATTGCGCTGCTATTGTCCGGGTTGGCGGTGGTGATGGCGACCGGAGACCTGCTGTATCTGCGCCGTCAGCGCATCCTGCGCACCGCATGGGCGGCGGCGATCGCGGCCCCGGCGGTCGCGGTGGCGGTGGCGACGCTGATCCTGCCCTGGATCGGCAAGACCGAACAGCCAACCTCGCTCCCCGCCAGCCAAATCGCCCGGTTCTTCGCCGACAGTTTCCAGCGCCGCACCAATCAGCCGCTGCCGGCGGTGGCCGGCGATCCGCAGCTGGCCGGGCTGATCGCGATGGCGCCGTCGCGACCGCATCTGTTCCTCGATGCCAGCCCGCGACGCACCCCTTGGGTGACGCCGGCGAGCTTCCGGAACCGGGGGGGCGTGGTGGTGTGGCGTGCGACCGACACCGTCGGCAAGCCCCCGGACGACATCGCCCAACGTTTTCCCGACCTGGTTCCGGAATTGCCGCGCGCTTTCGACCGGTTGATCACCGGCCAGCAGCCGCCGCTGCGAATCGGCTGGGCCATTCTGCGCCCGAAACCGGCGCCATAG
- a CDS encoding ribonuclease HII — protein sequence MIRDQDKTPAKLGKGVIAVAPPSFRRERALLKRGVWPVAGCDEAGRGPLAGPVVAAAVVLDPKRIPKGLDDSKRLTAEKREALFEQICVTASVAVAYASPARIDRDNILRASLWALARAVHALPDRPQHVLVDGRDRLEVSCDCDAVIGGDALVLSIAAASIIAKVSRDRLMCRLAQDCPGYGFEQHKGYGVPGHLEALARLGPSVHHRRLFAPVAAARERHAALATRIDADPNRAIEPAL from the coding sequence ATGATTCGGGATCAGGACAAAACGCCGGCCAAGCTCGGCAAGGGCGTCATCGCGGTGGCGCCGCCGAGCTTTCGGCGCGAACGGGCGCTGCTCAAGCGCGGGGTGTGGCCGGTGGCCGGCTGCGACGAGGCCGGGCGCGGCCCGTTGGCAGGACCCGTGGTGGCCGCCGCCGTGGTGCTCGATCCCAAGCGCATCCCCAAGGGCCTCGACGATTCCAAGCGGCTCACCGCGGAGAAGCGCGAGGCGCTGTTCGAGCAGATCTGCGTCACCGCCTCGGTCGCGGTGGCCTATGCGTCCCCGGCGCGAATCGATCGCGACAATATTTTGCGCGCCTCGCTGTGGGCGCTGGCCCGCGCGGTCCATGCGCTGCCCGACCGCCCACAGCACGTGCTGGTCGACGGCCGCGACCGGCTCGAGGTGAGTTGCGATTGTGACGCCGTGATCGGCGGCGACGCCCTGGTGCTGTCGATCGCCGCGGCCTCGATCATCGCCAAAGTGTCGCGCGACCGGCTGATGTGCCGTTTGGCGCAGGATTGTCCGGGCTATGGTTTCGAGCAGCACAAGGGCTATGGCGTGCCCGGTCATCTCGAGGCGCTGGCCCGGCTCGGCCCCAGCGTGCATCATCGCCGCCTGTTCGCGCCGGTCGCCGCGGCGCGGGAGCGCCACGCAGCGCTGGCCACGCGCATCGATGCGGACCCCAATCGCGCGATCGAACCGGCGCTCTGA
- a CDS encoding PA0069 family radical SAM protein: protein MSRASIALKHPPVTTPSEPAGAPSPFPALEVAIDRERRRGRGAQSNASGRFEAEARVAFDDGWQSLDELPPFKTTVALDTARKVITRNDSPDIGFDRSINPYRGCEHGCVYCFARPTHAYLGLSPGLDFESKLFARPDAPALLEKELAAQNYEPKMIAIGTNTDPYQPIERDRNIMRGILEVLERASHPVGIVTKSALVTRDIDILARMAKRNLAKVAISVTSLDPKLARSMEPRASTPAKRLEALRQLAQAGIPTTVMVAPVIPALNDAEIERILDAAAHAGVKEASYVLLRLPLEVRDLFREWLMANYPDRYRHVFTLIREMRDGRDYDSQWGTRMKGTGPMAWMIGRRFEIACAKLGLNKRRSKLTTDHFARPERSGQQLSLF, encoded by the coding sequence ATGAGCAGAGCATCCATTGCCCTCAAGCACCCGCCGGTCACGACGCCCTCCGAGCCGGCGGGTGCGCCTTCACCCTTTCCGGCGCTCGAGGTCGCGATCGACCGCGAGCGCCGCCGCGGCCGCGGCGCGCAGTCCAATGCCAGCGGCCGGTTCGAGGCCGAGGCCCGGGTGGCGTTCGACGATGGCTGGCAGAGCCTCGACGAATTGCCGCCGTTCAAGACCACAGTGGCGCTCGACACCGCGCGAAAAGTGATCACCCGCAACGACTCGCCCGACATCGGCTTCGACCGCTCGATCAATCCCTATCGCGGCTGCGAGCATGGCTGCGTCTATTGCTTCGCCCGGCCGACCCATGCCTATCTCGGCCTGTCGCCGGGGCTGGATTTCGAATCCAAGCTGTTCGCCAGGCCGGACGCGCCGGCGCTGCTGGAGAAGGAGCTGGCGGCGCAGAATTACGAGCCGAAAATGATCGCGATCGGCACCAATACCGATCCGTATCAGCCGATCGAGCGCGACCGCAACATCATGCGCGGCATTTTGGAAGTGCTGGAGCGGGCGTCGCATCCGGTCGGCATCGTCACCAAATCGGCGCTGGTCACCCGCGACATCGACATTCTGGCCCGGATGGCCAAGCGCAACCTCGCCAAGGTGGCGATCTCGGTGACCTCGCTCGATCCCAAACTGGCCCGCAGCATGGAGCCGCGCGCCTCGACGCCGGCCAAGCGGCTGGAGGCACTGCGGCAATTGGCGCAGGCCGGGATTCCCACCACCGTGATGGTGGCGCCGGTGATCCCGGCGCTGAACGACGCTGAGATCGAGCGGATTCTCGACGCCGCGGCCCATGCCGGGGTCAAGGAAGCCAGCTATGTGCTGCTGCGGCTGCCGCTCGAGGTCCGCGACCTGTTCCGCGAATGGCTGATGGCCAATTATCCCGACCGCTATCGCCACGTCTTCACTTTGATCCGCGAGATGCGCGACGGCCGCGATTATGACTCGCAATGGGGCACGCGGATGAAGGGCACCGGGCCGATGGCCTGGATGATCGGCCGCCGCTTCGAAATCGCCTGCGCCAAGCTCGGACTCAACAAGCGGCGCTCGAAACTGACCACCGATCATTTTGCCCGGCCGGAACGCAGCGGCCAGCAGCTCAGCTTGTTTTGA
- a CDS encoding glycosyl transferase, whose amino-acid sequence MLSVIIPTEGIERDAVATLAALVPGAAAGVVSDVVLVDRGGGDVIARVADVAGCHFLAFEGSRSAAMAAGARQSRSPWLMFLQAGAVLDSGWIEETTQFIQRVSASGTPRAGIFRYARSPYAETSWRDGLALLRRAVLGPGTEQGLLIAREHYDRLGGHDGRRSETRLLRQLGRSSRTMLRSRIVVA is encoded by the coding sequence ATGTTGAGCGTCATCATTCCCACCGAAGGCATCGAACGCGACGCCGTCGCCACGCTGGCGGCGCTGGTGCCCGGAGCCGCGGCCGGCGTGGTCAGCGACGTCGTGTTGGTCGACCGCGGCGGCGGCGATGTGATCGCGCGGGTCGCCGACGTCGCCGGGTGCCATTTTCTCGCCTTCGAGGGTTCGCGCAGCGCGGCGATGGCGGCTGGCGCGCGGCAGTCCCGGTCGCCATGGCTGATGTTTCTGCAAGCCGGCGCGGTGCTGGATTCCGGCTGGATCGAGGAGACCACCCAGTTCATTCAGCGGGTCTCGGCCAGCGGCACGCCGCGCGCCGGGATCTTCCGCTATGCCCGCTCGCCCTACGCCGAAACGAGCTGGCGCGACGGCCTGGCGCTGCTGCGCCGCGCCGTCCTCGGCCCCGGCACCGAGCAGGGCCTGCTGATCGCCCGCGAGCATTATGACCGTCTCGGCGGCCACGACGGCCGCCGCTCCGAGACCCGGCTGCTGCGCCAGCTCGGCCGCTCCTCGCGCACCATGCTGCGCAGCCGTATCGTCGTCGCCTGA
- a CDS encoding helix-turn-helix domain-containing GNAT family N-acetyltransferase translates to MLQHVSDPTVAAVRAFNRFYTAKVGVLEQHLVHSPYSLTEARILYELAQRERPTAKAIGAGLGLDPGYLSRIIQNFDEAGLIVRAASPADRRQYLLALTAKGRAALSKLTRAMEQEVAAMLRGLGAGDRAQLIQAMATIERLLGAPPQPPAITLRPPRPGDIGWVVQSHGALYAAEYGFDASFEALVAQLASTFLASFDASRERSWIAELDGAPVGSVFLVRHSDQIAKLRLLLVDPAGRGHGLGQRLVGECIGFARQCGYRGITLWTQSILIAARQIYRNSGFELVATEPHRSFGQDLVGETWELKL, encoded by the coding sequence ATGTTGCAGCACGTTTCTGACCCGACCGTCGCGGCGGTCCGCGCCTTCAACCGGTTCTACACCGCCAAGGTCGGCGTGCTGGAACAGCATCTGGTGCACAGTCCCTATTCGCTGACCGAGGCGCGCATCCTGTATGAGCTGGCGCAGCGGGAGCGGCCGACCGCGAAGGCGATCGGCGCCGGGCTCGGGCTCGATCCCGGCTATCTCAGCCGGATCATCCAGAATTTCGACGAAGCCGGCCTGATCGTGCGAGCCGCGTCACCAGCCGACCGCCGGCAATATCTCCTAGCGCTGACCGCCAAGGGCCGCGCCGCCTTGTCCAAGCTGACGCGCGCCATGGAGCAGGAGGTCGCCGCCATGCTACGCGGGCTGGGCGCGGGCGACCGCGCCCAGCTGATTCAGGCAATGGCGACGATCGAGCGGCTGCTTGGCGCGCCGCCGCAGCCGCCAGCCATCACGCTGCGCCCGCCCCGGCCCGGCGATATCGGCTGGGTGGTGCAAAGCCACGGCGCGCTCTACGCCGCCGAATATGGCTTCGACGCCTCGTTCGAGGCGCTGGTGGCGCAGCTGGCTTCGACCTTCCTGGCCTCGTTCGACGCCTCGCGCGAGCGCAGCTGGATCGCCGAGCTCGATGGCGCGCCGGTCGGCTCGGTGTTCCTGGTCCGACACAGCGATCAGATCGCCAAGCTGCGGCTGCTGCTGGTCGATCCGGCCGGCCGCGGCCACGGGCTCGGGCAAAGGCTGGTCGGCGAATGCATCGGCTTTGCCCGGCAATGCGGCTATCGCGGCATCACGCTATGGACCCAGAGCATCCTGATCGCCGCGCGACAGATCTATCGGAACTCAGGCTTTGAACTGGTCGCCACCGAGCCGCATCGCAGTTTCGGTCAGGACCTGGTCGGCGAGACCTGGGAGTTGAAACTGTAA
- a CDS encoding CoA-transferase: MSGRGATAREILIATIADLLDGVRMVAVGASSPIPAAGAMLLRARNEARARERVRVIVLGSREHNFFTNGSVELFDCAAQGRVDAFFLGGGQIDGQANINLVGTGDYPTNAVRWPGSFGSAFLYYLVPRVILFREEHSPRVLVDKVDFVSAPGTSEGIVRNGGPHALLTGLALFDFDRARKRFRLRSVHRGVTAAEVKAKTGFDYDAPAEVPTTPDPDAETLALLRGRVTDELAETYPQFAGALAADRAA, translated from the coding sequence GTGAGCGGGCGCGGCGCGACCGCGCGCGAGATCCTGATCGCCACCATCGCCGATCTGCTCGACGGAGTCCGCATGGTCGCGGTAGGGGCCTCGTCGCCGATCCCGGCGGCCGGCGCGATGCTGCTGCGGGCGCGCAACGAAGCGCGCGCGCGCGAGCGGGTCCGGGTGATCGTGCTGGGCTCGCGCGAGCATAATTTCTTCACCAACGGTTCGGTCGAACTGTTCGATTGCGCGGCGCAGGGCCGGGTCGATGCGTTCTTCCTCGGCGGCGGCCAGATCGACGGCCAGGCCAATATCAATCTGGTCGGCACCGGCGATTATCCCACCAATGCGGTGCGCTGGCCGGGCTCGTTCGGCTCGGCGTTCCTGTATTATCTGGTGCCGCGCGTGATCCTGTTTCGCGAGGAGCATTCGCCGCGGGTGTTGGTCGACAAGGTCGATTTCGTCAGCGCGCCCGGCACCAGCGAGGGCATCGTGCGCAATGGCGGCCCGCACGCGCTGCTCACTGGCCTGGCGCTATTCGATTTCGACAGAGCGCGCAAACGCTTCCGGCTGCGCAGCGTGCATCGCGGCGTCACCGCCGCCGAGGTCAAGGCCAAGACCGGCTTCGACTATGACGCGCCGGCCGAGGTGCCGACCACGCCGGATCCCGACGCCGAAACCCTGGCGCTGCTGCGCGGTCGGGTGACCGACGAATTGGCCGAGACCTATCCGCAATTCGCCGGCGCATTGGCGGCGGATCGCGCCGCCTGA
- a CDS encoding CoA transferase subunit A: protein MGQIVSLEALAAHVRAGMTLAVPTDHAGVAMAATAAIIANRPANLHLVCIPISGIQADMLIGEGLVGTLETSAVTLGEAGGAPRFNDGVRHGGFALMDATCPAILTGLIAGQKGVPFMPIRGLIGSDLMQARPDWKIIDNPFAPDDPIVVVPAIRPDVALFHAPEADRFGNVRIGRQAELATMAYAAKTTLVTVERIVETSLLADEAASAGVLPALYVTAIAEARNGAWPLGLWGEYPTDDSELARYARMARSADGFATYMKGFAQRLEAVA, encoded by the coding sequence ATGGGACAAATCGTTTCGCTCGAGGCCCTGGCGGCGCATGTCCGCGCCGGCATGACCCTCGCCGTCCCCACCGACCATGCCGGCGTCGCGATGGCGGCGACCGCGGCGATCATCGCCAACCGTCCGGCCAATCTGCATCTGGTCTGCATTCCGATCAGCGGCATCCAGGCCGACATGCTGATCGGCGAAGGCCTGGTCGGCACGCTCGAGACCAGCGCGGTGACGCTGGGCGAGGCCGGCGGCGCGCCGCGGTTCAACGACGGCGTTCGTCACGGCGGCTTCGCGCTGATGGACGCCACCTGCCCGGCGATCCTCACCGGCCTGATCGCCGGCCAGAAGGGCGTGCCGTTCATGCCGATCCGCGGCCTCATCGGCAGCGACCTGATGCAAGCGCGGCCGGACTGGAAGATCATCGACAATCCGTTTGCGCCTGACGATCCGATCGTGGTGGTGCCGGCGATCCGGCCCGATGTCGCGCTGTTTCATGCCCCCGAAGCCGACCGCTTCGGCAACGTCCGGATCGGACGGCAGGCCGAACTCGCCACCATGGCGTATGCGGCCAAGACCACTTTGGTCACGGTGGAGCGGATCGTCGAGACTTCGCTGCTCGCCGACGAAGCCGCCTCGGCCGGCGTGTTGCCGGCTCTCTATGTCACCGCGATCGCCGAGGCGCGCAACGGTGCCTGGCCGCTCGGGCTATGGGGCGAATATCCGACCGACGATTCCGAACTCGCACGCTACGCCAGGATGGCGCGGTCGGCCGATGGGTTTGCGACCTATATGAAAGGCTTCGCGCAGCGGCTGGAGGCGGTGGCGTGA
- the moaB gene encoding molybdenum cofactor biosynthesis protein B, giving the protein MASIDRPKNFIPLNIAVLTVSDTRGLDDDKSGATLVERITAAGHRLAARDIVADDVEAIRALIKGWIADQGIDAIITTGGTGFTGRDVTPEAIEPLFDKRMDGFSIAFHMLSYAKIGTSTIQSRVTAGVASATYIFCLPGSPGACRDGWDGILAAQLDYRTRPCNFVEIMPRLDEHLRRGKA; this is encoded by the coding sequence ATGGCCTCGATCGACCGACCGAAGAACTTCATCCCGCTCAACATCGCGGTGCTGACGGTGTCGGATACCCGCGGGCTCGACGACGACAAGTCCGGCGCCACGCTGGTGGAACGGATCACCGCCGCCGGCCACAGGCTGGCGGCGCGCGACATCGTTGCCGACGACGTCGAGGCGATCCGCGCATTGATCAAGGGCTGGATCGCCGACCAGGGCATCGACGCCATCATCACCACCGGCGGCACCGGTTTCACCGGCCGCGATGTCACCCCGGAGGCGATCGAGCCGCTGTTCGACAAGCGGATGGACGGGTTCTCGATCGCATTCCATATGCTGAGCTACGCCAAGATCGGGACCTCGACGATCCAGAGCCGCGTTACCGCGGGCGTCGCGAGCGCCACCTATATCTTCTGCCTGCCGGGCTCGCCCGGCGCCTGCCGCGACGGCTGGGACGGCATTCTCGCCGCCCAGCTCGATTATCGCACCCGGCCGTGCAATTTCGTCGAGATCATGCCGCGGCTCGACGAGCATCTGCGCCGCGGCAAGGCCTGA
- a CDS encoding neutral zinc metallopeptidase: MRFDDFRRSDNIDDRRDDDSGGGGGGGFRMGGGGLGIGTIVVLGLVGWAFGIDPRVLIGGAEILTGGQAPTQQADRRPAPGKEGAPTDQMGSMISGVLGEIDDRWSEIFKDSGQTYTGPRIVLFKNATNGGRCGMAQAAMGPFYCPPDKQIYLDTAFFKQVETKFHGCSGSACQFTAAYIIAHEAGHHVQNLLGILPRVTRLQQQSGSKAASNALQVKVELQADCLSGVWVNREQKKRPNFLEDGDIDAALKTASAIGDDTLQRRAGRDVVPDSFTHGSAEQRKRWFMTGYQQGTVQSCNTFGAERL, translated from the coding sequence ATGCGTTTCGATGATTTTCGTCGCAGCGACAATATCGACGACCGCCGCGATGACGACAGTGGCGGCGGGGGCGGCGGCGGCTTTCGAATGGGCGGCGGCGGGCTCGGCATCGGCACCATCGTTGTGCTGGGTCTGGTCGGCTGGGCGTTCGGGATCGATCCGCGCGTCCTGATCGGCGGCGCCGAGATTTTGACCGGCGGCCAAGCCCCGACCCAGCAGGCCGATCGGCGCCCGGCGCCCGGCAAAGAGGGCGCGCCGACCGACCAGATGGGCAGCATGATTTCCGGCGTGCTCGGCGAGATAGACGACCGCTGGAGCGAGATCTTCAAGGACAGCGGCCAGACCTATACCGGGCCGCGCATCGTGCTGTTCAAGAATGCCACCAATGGCGGCCGCTGCGGCATGGCGCAGGCCGCGATGGGGCCGTTCTATTGTCCGCCGGACAAGCAGATCTATCTCGACACCGCATTCTTCAAGCAGGTCGAGACCAAGTTCCACGGCTGCTCCGGTAGCGCCTGCCAATTCACGGCGGCCTATATTATCGCCCACGAGGCCGGCCACCATGTCCAGAACCTGCTCGGCATCCTGCCGCGGGTGACGCGGCTGCAGCAGCAATCCGGATCCAAGGCGGCGTCCAACGCGCTGCAGGTCAAGGTCGAGCTGCAGGCCGATTGCCTGTCCGGGGTCTGGGTCAATCGCGAGCAGAAGAAGCGCCCGAACTTCCTGGAGGATGGCGACATCGACGCCGCGCTGAAAACCGCTAGCGCGATCGGCGACGACACGCTGCAACGCCGCGCGGGCAGGGACGTGGTGCCGGACTCCTTCACCCACGGTTCGGCCGAACAGCGCAAGCGCTGGTTCATGACCGGCTATCAGCAAGGCACGGTGCAGTCCTGCAATACGTTCGGCGCCGAACGGCTATGA